From one Halosimplex rubrum genomic stretch:
- a CDS encoding nucleotidyltransferase domain-containing protein translates to MDSEVDRNAAGVLVPVPLGEERVFRNQATDDILELLYRNPHEEFGVRQLRELTGHGAQTVDTALDVLGQLDLTRTRRDGNRRLTSINRGRLRKPDDPIAEIPQEEFRDPVKAFTDRVAEEQGGNLVGILLFGSVARGEADRTSDIDIQVIVADDLLQSRREIEDVKREVEGSTFGGERYEFQVLVESVETAEQYGEKLQEIVSEAVTLYSTDRLAELRQVILDG, encoded by the coding sequence GTGGACAGCGAAGTTGACCGAAATGCGGCCGGTGTTCTGGTACCCGTCCCACTAGGCGAAGAGCGGGTGTTCCGGAACCAGGCGACTGACGACATCCTGGAACTGCTCTACCGGAATCCACACGAGGAGTTCGGCGTCCGCCAACTTCGGGAACTGACCGGGCACGGTGCCCAAACTGTCGATACGGCGCTCGATGTGCTCGGTCAACTCGACCTGACCCGGACCCGGAGAGACGGCAACAGGAGACTCACGTCGATAAACCGCGGCCGGCTCCGGAAACCCGACGATCCTATCGCGGAAATTCCGCAGGAAGAGTTCCGGGACCCGGTAAAGGCCTTCACTGACAGGGTAGCGGAGGAACAAGGGGGCAATCTCGTCGGCATCCTGCTTTTCGGAAGCGTCGCCCGGGGAGAGGCAGACCGAACCAGCGACATCGACATCCAGGTGATCGTAGCGGACGACCTGCTGCAGTCACGCAGAGAGATAGAGGACGTGAAACGGGAGGTGGAGGGATCGACGTTCGGTGGAGAGCGGTACGAGTTTCAGGTACTGGTCGAATCGGTCGAAACCGCCGAACAGTACGGAGAGAAACTCCAAGAGATCGTTTCGGAGGCGGTCACCCTCTACTCTACCGACCGACTCGCGGAGCTACGACAGGTGATTCTGGATGGATAA
- the rtcA gene encoding RNA 3'-terminal phosphate cyclase — protein MLEVDGSDGGGQLVRTALTLSVLDDEPVEIEHVRGNRSEPGLGAQHLAAVETAAAVADAEVEGAERGSETVTFEPEAVSGGRYEADIGTAGSLTLLFDTLLPLAATIDEPLTVTATGGTDVAWSPPLAYYRAVKLPLLRQFGLAAAVELDRAGFYPAGGGRATLHLWPSDLSRVDLAGPLEPTAARVYSKAAADLADAEVAERQADAATDALHGLGIETVEHRTGYVASDSPGSALVVRLDGAPMGTDGSESGSAGSGPRRPLAGLDAYGAPGKPAEEVAAEVTDQVRRFRGGGAAVDAHLADQLLVFLAVTGGRVAVPGISDHVATERALLETFDRPVGVDRSGPAPVLTADR, from the coding sequence ATGCTGGAGGTCGACGGGAGCGACGGGGGCGGCCAGCTCGTCAGGACCGCGCTCACGCTGTCTGTACTCGACGACGAACCCGTCGAGATCGAACACGTCCGGGGGAACCGCTCGGAACCCGGACTGGGCGCCCAGCACCTCGCCGCGGTCGAGACGGCGGCGGCTGTCGCCGACGCCGAGGTCGAGGGCGCCGAGCGAGGGTCGGAGACGGTCACGTTCGAACCCGAAGCGGTCTCGGGCGGCCGCTACGAGGCCGATATCGGGACCGCCGGGAGCCTCACGCTGCTGTTCGACACGCTCCTCCCGCTGGCGGCGACGATCGATGAGCCGCTCACGGTCACGGCGACGGGCGGGACGGACGTGGCGTGGTCGCCGCCGCTGGCCTACTACCGCGCGGTCAAACTGCCGCTGCTCCGGCAGTTCGGGCTCGCGGCCGCCGTCGAACTCGACCGGGCCGGCTTCTATCCCGCGGGCGGCGGCCGCGCGACGCTGCACCTGTGGCCCTCCGACCTGTCACGGGTCGACCTCGCCGGGCCGCTGGAGCCGACGGCGGCCCGGGTCTACTCGAAGGCGGCGGCGGACCTTGCCGACGCCGAGGTGGCCGAGCGCCAGGCCGACGCCGCGACCGACGCGCTCCACGGGCTCGGGATCGAGACCGTCGAGCACCGGACCGGATACGTCGCGAGCGACAGCCCCGGTTCGGCCCTGGTCGTCCGGCTGGACGGGGCGCCGATGGGGACCGACGGGTCGGAGTCGGGTAGCGCCGGGTCGGGGCCGCGACGGCCGCTGGCCGGGCTCGACGCGTACGGTGCGCCGGGCAAACCGGCCGAGGAAGTCGCCGCCGAGGTCACCGACCAGGTGCGGCGCTTCCGCGGGGGCGGCGCCGCGGTCGACGCCCACCTCGCGGACCAACTGCTCGTCTTTCTCGCCGTCACCGGCGGCCGCGTCGCGGTCCCCGGGATCTCCGACCACGTCGCCACCGAGCGCGCGCTGCTGGAGACGTTCGACCGACCGGTCGGCGTCGACCGCTCCGGACCGGCCCCGGTCCTCACCGCTGATCGCTAA
- a CDS encoding ABC transporter ATP-binding protein, with amino-acid sequence MSEGTTVAVQDRIDEVEAPLRRVFREYGLPRIHWFAVAVAMNLVARLSALVPALVLGTAIDAVFNETGAYDLPLVPASWIPNQPEAQFWFSVSLIVAAFVLTAVCTWAQGITSDVFAHRSLHAVRVDTFRRMQELDMAFFDEQETGEAMSILNQDATNLERFLDQALKNGTRLIIMVLAIGGLLLWINWQLALVTLVAVPVMALFTWWFSRTVAPRYDAVRSSIGDLNTRLENSIGGMQLVKTANTEEFETERVEEASWNFYTTNIDVLKIAFVYRPGMRMLAGLSFATTFIVGGLWLFSGPPLFFSGELTVGNFVVFIFMTQRFIDPLAQISNIIDWTENARASGKRIFGLMDTPVRIEDDPDAVELDAVDGEVAYDDVAFSYDGEETILRDVSFDADAGDTVAYVGPTGAGKSTAVKLLMRLYDVDEGAISVDGHDIRDVTVGSLRESIGYVSQETYLFDGTVAENIRYGEFDASREEIEEAAKAAEAHEFITDLSDGYDTQVGERGARLSGGQRQRISIARTVLQDPDILILDEATSAVDTETEVLIQRSLDRLAADRTTFVIAHRLSTVTDAETILVLEDGRVVERGTHQELLEEDGLYANLWAVQAGEIDDLPDEFVDRARGDS; translated from the coding sequence ATGTCCGAGGGCACCACCGTCGCAGTGCAAGACCGTATCGACGAGGTAGAGGCGCCGCTCCGGCGGGTGTTCAGGGAGTACGGCCTGCCGCGGATCCACTGGTTCGCCGTCGCGGTGGCGATGAACCTGGTCGCGCGGCTGTCGGCGCTGGTGCCCGCGCTCGTCCTGGGGACGGCCATCGACGCGGTGTTCAACGAGACGGGCGCCTACGACCTACCGCTCGTCCCGGCGTCGTGGATCCCGAACCAGCCGGAGGCGCAGTTCTGGTTCTCCGTGTCCCTCATCGTCGCCGCGTTCGTCCTGACGGCGGTCTGCACCTGGGCGCAGGGGATCACGAGCGACGTCTTCGCCCACCGGTCGCTCCACGCCGTCCGCGTCGACACGTTCCGGCGGATGCAGGAACTGGACATGGCCTTCTTCGACGAGCAGGAGACCGGCGAGGCGATGTCCATCCTCAACCAGGACGCGACCAACCTGGAGCGCTTTCTCGACCAGGCGCTGAAGAACGGCACCCGCCTGATCATCATGGTGCTCGCCATCGGCGGGCTCCTGCTGTGGATCAACTGGCAACTCGCCTTGGTGACGCTGGTCGCCGTCCCCGTGATGGCGCTTTTCACCTGGTGGTTCAGCCGGACGGTCGCGCCGCGGTACGACGCGGTCCGTTCGAGCATCGGCGACCTGAACACCCGCCTGGAGAACTCTATCGGGGGGATGCAGCTCGTCAAGACCGCCAACACCGAGGAGTTCGAGACCGAGCGCGTCGAGGAGGCCTCCTGGAACTTCTACACCACCAACATCGACGTGCTGAAGATCGCCTTCGTCTATCGACCGGGGATGCGCATGCTCGCCGGCCTCTCCTTCGCGACGACGTTCATCGTCGGCGGCCTGTGGCTGTTCTCCGGCCCGCCGCTCTTTTTCTCCGGCGAGCTCACCGTCGGGAACTTCGTCGTGTTCATCTTCATGACCCAGCGGTTCATCGACCCGCTGGCCCAGATCTCGAACATCATCGACTGGACCGAGAACGCCCGCGCCTCCGGCAAGCGCATCTTCGGACTGATGGACACGCCGGTCCGCATCGAGGACGACCCGGACGCCGTCGAACTCGACGCCGTCGACGGCGAGGTCGCCTACGACGACGTGGCCTTCTCCTACGACGGCGAGGAGACCATCCTCCGGGACGTGAGTTTCGACGCCGACGCCGGCGACACGGTCGCCTACGTCGGGCCGACCGGCGCCGGCAAGTCCACGGCCGTCAAGCTCCTGATGCGGCTGTACGACGTGGACGAGGGCGCGATCAGCGTCGACGGCCACGACATCCGCGACGTGACCGTCGGGAGCCTCCGCGAGTCGATCGGGTACGTCAGCCAGGAGACGTACCTCTTCGACGGCACCGTCGCCGAGAACATCCGCTACGGCGAGTTCGACGCCTCCCGCGAGGAGATCGAAGAGGCCGCCAAAGCCGCCGAAGCCCACGAGTTCATCACCGACCTTTCCGACGGCTACGACACGCAGGTCGGCGAGCGCGGCGCCCGCCTCTCGGGCGGCCAGCGCCAGCGCATCTCCATCGCCCGCACCGTCCTGCAGGACCCGGACATCCTGATCCTCGACGAGGCGACCTCCGCCGTCGACACCGAGACGGAGGTCCTGATCCAGCGCTCGCTGGACCGCCTGGCCGCCGACCGCACGACCTTCGTCATCGCCCACCGCCTCTCGACGGTGACCGACGCCGAGACGATCCTCGTGCTGGAGGACGGTCGGGTCGTCGAACGGGGGACTCACCAGGAACTGCTGGAGGAAGACGGCCTCTACGCCAACCTCTGGGCCGTCCAGGCCGGAGAGATCGACGACCTCCCCGACGAGTTCGTCGACCGCGCCCGCGGCGACAGCTGA
- a CDS encoding DUF7563 family protein produces the protein MPVCAHCDTHVSEQFARVFADEGGDVHACPTCSANSGIAEVSRERAQEV, from the coding sequence ATGCCAGTCTGTGCCCACTGCGACACGCACGTCTCGGAACAGTTCGCGCGCGTCTTCGCCGACGAGGGCGGCGACGTCCACGCCTGTCCGACCTGCTCGGCCAACAGCGGTATCGCCGAAGTCTCCAGGGAACGAGCGCAAGAAGTCTGA